In the genome of Aegilops tauschii subsp. strangulata cultivar AL8/78 unplaced genomic scaffold, Aet v6.0 ptg001158l_obj, whole genome shotgun sequence, the window GTCTTTCACATACAACTAGAAAAAAGTAATTTCCTTTTTGAATGGCAGTTCCAAAAAAACGTACTTCAATGTCAAAAAAGCGTATTCgtaaaaatattggaagaaaAAGACTTATTTTTCCATAGTACAATCTTATTCTTTAGTAAAATCAAGATCATTTTCGAGCGGTAATGAGCATCCAAAACCAAAGGGTTTTTCTGGGCAACAAACAAATAATAAGATTTTGGAATAATATGAATTGACTTATCAAAAAAGAATTCCAATTATTTAATAATTTGATTCTTCTTTGAATGTACTTTTATGTGTCGAATTACTCGGTACaatattcttagaacaaaaaacCCCTCTTATCTTATATATACAAGAAAAAAAAGTTTTGTTTGGTATACTGTGTGCTAAGTATTCTTTTCCTATCAATGAacttttcataattttcataatagaatcctcatattctattatgaaaattatgaaaagtGGAGTATTCTTACAATAGGACTTACAACTTCCACCTATCTTCTCCAAAATCATAAGGTTAGTAAATCTTATTAATAAGAGCATAAAGACTTTCATTCTAGAAATTTTTAAAAAATCCAAAAAGCCTTTTCCATTTATCCATTTTAATTTCATCATTAAATAGAAACCCTTTTGGATTTTTTTCATTGTATTGAAAGAATTTTCAAAATGTAAACGAGAAATTAATTAGAAAAAATTAGTTCTACAAATTGCAAGTTAGAAAAAGAAATTCCAACTCTTTCAAGCAGTGTTTGTGTTTCTATTGGGCAAAGCAAGAGTTTATTGTAAAAAAAAAATGGAAACGATACTACCAAACGAAGTCTATTTTAATGAAAACTCTAATGTTCCTAAATTTTATGGACTTTCCCAATATCGACGATTCCCAAGATAATAGCTATTATTCTTTTAAGTTACCTATTATTTGAAGTTAGCCGCCATGGTGAAATTGGTAGACACGCTGCTCTTAGGAAGCAGTGCTCAAGCATCTCGGTTCGAATCCGAGTGGCGGCATTCTTGAAAAAGAATACAATAGATTAGAAATCAATTCGAAATTTACAATTTTGTAATGGGACCTTCCCCTTATGCTATTGCAACTTTAGAACATATACTAACTCATATCTCTTTCTCAACGATTTCAATTGTGATTACGATTCATTTTATAACCTTATTAGTTCGTGAACTTGGAGGATTACGTGATTCGTCAGAAAAGGAATGATAGTTACTTTTTTCTCTATAACAGGATTCTTAGTTTCTCGTTGGGCTTCCTCGGGACATTTTCCATTAAGTAATTTATATGAGTCATTGATCTTCCTTTCATGGGCCCTGTATATTCTTCATACCATTCCTAAAATACAGAACtctaaaaatgatttaagcaCAATAACTACGCCAAGTACTATTTTAACGCAAGGCTTTGCCACATCGGGTCTTTAACTGAAATGCATCAATCCACGATACTAGTACCTGCTCTACAATCTCAGTGGTTAATGATGCATGTCAGTATGATGTTATTAAGCTATGCAACTCTTTTGTGCGGATCCTTATTATCTGCCGCTATTCTAATCATTAGATTTCGAAATAATTTCCATTTcttttctaaaaagaaaaaaaatgttttaaataaaacatttttctttagTGATATTAAATATTTTTATGCAAAAAGAAGTGCTTTAAAAAGAACCTCTGTCCCTTCATTTCCAAATTATTACAAATATCAATTAACGGAGCGTTTGGATTCTTGGAGTTATCGTGTCATTAGCCTAGGATTTACCCTTTTAACCGTAGGTATTCTTTGTGAGCAGTATGGGCTAATGAGGCCTGGGGATCCTATTGGAATTGGGATCCTAAGGAAACTTGGGCATTTATTACTTGGACCATATTCGCAATTTATTTACATAGTAGAACAAATACAAATTGGAAGGGTACGAATTCTGCACTTATAGCTTCGATAGGATTTCTTATAATTTGGATTTGTTATTTTGGTATAAATCTATTAGGAATAGGCTTACATAGTTATGGTTCGTTTACATTAACACCTAAATGATTACATAAAATAAAACCTTCATGAAATGAAGGtttttacttttatgttttatttgAGAACCCCTTGAACGCCTTCTCAAAGGGTTCTCAAAAATTCGAGATAGATCTAATTATACTTTTTTACTTATTTCTGCATTAATAGAGCAGACGAGTAAAAAAAAGCAAACCTATTTAGGATAATAATTGGATAAGAGAGCCTCTACCCTGTCAACGGATAGGGAGAGAACAAAATCTGGATAAATACCAATTCCTATTACTGGTAAAAGATACAGATTAAAATAAAGAGTTCTCGTGGTCCAGAATCCACAAAATTTGCGTTTGGAACATTAAATAGCTTGTATCCATAGAACATCTGGCGTAACATAGATAATAAATAAATAGGAGTTAATATCATTCAATTGCCATTACAAAAGTAATTAGTGTTTTTGGCATTAACAGAAATTTTGGACTAGTAATTAGTCCAAAAAATACTACTAATTCTGCGACAAAACCACTCATTCCTGGTAAGGCAAGAGAAGCCATTGAAAGCTACTAAACATGGTAAAAATTTTAGGCATTGGATGGATATTCCCCCCAGTTCTTCGAGATAAACAAGACGCATTTCTATCAGAAGCGGTTCCTGCCAAGAAAAAAGTGTAGCACCAATAAATCCATGGGATAATATTTGTAAAATAGCTCCATTGAGTCCAATGTTGGTTATGGAACCAATTCCTATAATTATGAAACCCATGTGAGATACAGAGGGAATAAGCTATTCTTTTTTTGAAATTTCGTTGACCAAGAGAAGTTGAAGCTGCATAGATTATTTGGATCGCTCCTATTATTACTAACCAGGGCGAAAATAGATAATGAGCATGAGGTAACAATTCCATGTTGATCCGAATCAATCCATATGCTCCCATCTTTAATAATATTCCCGCTAAAAGCATACATGTACTATAATGTGCTTCCCCATGGGTATCTGGTAACCACGTATGTAGGGGTATAATCGGCAATTTGACAGCATAAGCAATAAGGAAGCCAAAATATAAAAGTATTTCAAGGTTGCAGGGTATGATTGATTAATTAATCTTTCCAAATCTAATCCTGGTTCGTTGGAACCATATAAGCCCATACCCAGACTCCGATTAAGAAAAAAATGGCACCGCCTGCAGTATACAAAATAAACTTTGTAGCTGAATATAGACGCCTCTTCCCCCCCCACATGGATAAAAGTAAGTAAACAGGAATTAATTCTAACTCCCACATGATAAAAAAAAGTAAAAGGTCTCGCGAAGAAAATAATCCTATTTGACCACTATACATTGCGAGCATCAGGAAATAGAATAATCGCGAATTCCGTGTAATTGGCCAAGCTGCTAAAGTAGCTAAAGTAGTGATAAATCCTGTCAATTAAAATAGATCCTAATGAAAGTCCATCGATTCCCAATCTCCAGTGGAAATCGAAGACATCTATCCATTTATAATCCTCCTTTAATTGGATTAAGGGATCCTCCAGTTGGAAATGATAACAGAACGCATAAGTCATTAGAAGGAATTCTAATAAACAAATAGATATAGTATACCACCTAACGACTTTGTTTCCTTATGAGGTAAAAAGAAAATTAATGAACCTGCAAATATCGGCAAAACAACAAGTATTGTTAACCAAGGAAAATAACTCATGATAAAGTGATAAAGACAAGATACGTTTTGACCAGAAAAGCCCGTGCTCGATTATTTCGAGCACAGGCTTCTTCGGTAAAGAGGAATCAGACGATTCGAGTGAAGTTTTTTGTAACGTATCAATAAGATAGAGCCCATGCTACGTGTTGTTTCAGGCCCTAAATAAACGCGGACACTTAAAAAATCTGTCGGGCAGGCAGATTCACATCTCTTACAACCCACACAATCTTCGGTTCTCGGCGCGGAAGCAATTTGCTTGGCTTTACATCCATCCCAGGGTATCATTTCTAATACATCTGTTGGACAAGCTCGTACACATTGAGTGCATCCTATACATGTATCGTAAATTTTTACGGAATGTGACATTGGATCTATAAATTTTTCTTTTCAACATAAAATTTTTCGATCTGGTAAAAATGAAATTAGTACTATAATGAGTCATATGTATTGTAGACACCAGACGAAGCAATGGTTTATCCAAACTTCAAAAATAAAAATCTATTTTTTAATCTGTTTGTGAGAAAGCGTGAAGAGAGCCAAGAGACTTTAATTTTGGATTTCAACaataagaaataagaaagaaTTTTACGAATTGTACAGACGAATTCGAATTAGCCAATAAATTGGCTATCGTCTTTTCAATATAAATTATTGCAATATTCAAATTGCAATATCAATGAATTACAAATACAAAAATTCATTTAAGTGAAAAAGAATACTATGCAATATCTACTAAAAAAAGCAATAATCTACTAAAAAAAATGGATATTCTCAAATAATACTAAGAAAATAGTAttgatttctatttattttaataTGTGCGCCTTTGTTTAGAGGATTCTATGTCTAATTATTCAAAATTCTAATTATTCAATAAATTAGATTGATTGATACGAGTGGATTTCCTATTACGATGGATGGAAGAAAGAATGGATAGTCCAATAGCGGCTTCAGCAGCCGCAAGGGCTATAACAAAAATTGCGAAAATATCTCCTTTTAATTGGCGACTATCAAATAGATCAGAAAATGTTACGAGATTTAGATTAATTGAATTCAGTATAAGTTCAAGACATATTAGAGCTCTAACCATGTTTCGGCTTGTGATCAATCCATAGATACCAATCGAAAATAAATAGACACTCAAAAAAAGTACATGCTCAAACATCATTACTAACTCCTTATCAATCTCGATTCATTTCAATATGAGGGCAAGATTGAACCGATTCAATTAATTACAATAGAACAATTACAcaacaaaagagaaaataaaggagGTATTTGTTGGCAGTAGATggattttactaaatcaaaattGTGATTCTTTAGTTATTTATTTTAGATTTGCAATTCTTATAATTTGTACTTTTTCTAAGTTTTCTATTGCCGAGCCATAGTAATTGCAACCTATTAAAGAAACTAGAAGAATTATGGAAATGAGTTCAAACGGAAGATAAAAATCGGTTGCTAAATGAATTCCAATTTGTTGAACATTATTTATGAGACCCTGTTCTACTATTTGGTTTGATCTTGTAGTCCAAAGAATTCCATACCACGACGTATCTGGGATAGTAGTCATTAGCGAAAAAACAATAGTTATACAAACGAGTGAAGTGAACCCATCTCCAATAGTCCAATAATTCTTATCTTTAGACCATTCTGAGCATTTACGAACATTACAGCGAATATGATCAAGACATTTATGCTCCCACATAAATAAGAAGTTGTGCGACAGCTACAAAGTAGAATTTAATAAAAAATAGAATAAGGATATACAAACAAGAACTAATCCCAGCGAAAGGCAGAATAAATGGGGTTGGTAAGTAATACTACTCCTAGACCCCCTAGTAGAAGAACAAATCCCCCAAATAGCATAAGAATCTCATGTATTGGTCCAGGTAAATCCATTATGGATAAAAAGAAATTAATAGTATAAAATTTTTCATGAACTGACTAAAACTAAAGGATTCAAGGAAGGAAAAAAGGATTTGGGTATTTTTTTGTGTATAAACTGTATAGTTATAAATTATATTATATCACGAAAATCTAGTCTGATTTAAAATAAGAAATAATTTCCAATAAGCAGTAGTTTTTCTTTATAGTTTAATTTTAAAGTTTAATAAAGAATTATTAGATTTTTATAACAAAAAGACAAAATCAAAGTTTAGTAATCAGTAATCGTTCTTGAATTCGAAGATTTTTCTTTGTTTATTTTACTTTCAGACGAATTCCTAATTGTTTGAATTGTGTAATCTCCCATTATGGAGATTGGTAACCGACTTAAAGCAATTTGATTGTAATTCAATTCATGACGATCATAGGTAGAAGTTCATATTCTTCAGTCATTGATAAACAGCTTGTTGGACAGTACTCAACACAATTGCCACAAAATATACAAACTCCGAAATCAATACTATAATTAAGCAATTGTTTTCTTTTAATATCCTTTTCAAATCTCCAATCCACAACGGGTAAATCTATCGGACATACGCGAACACATACTTCACAAGCAATACATTTATCAAATTCAAAGTGGATTCGCCCTCGGAAACGCTCTGGTGTAATTGATTTTTCATAAGGGTAGTGAATCGTTATAGGTAAACGATTTGTGTGGGATAAGGTAGTTATGAAACTTGACCTATGTACCTTGTAGCACGTATTGTTTGTTGACCATAACTCATGAACCCAGTTACCATAGGGAACATATTCATTCTAAATATCTATGAAAAAGATATGTTTCTTTCTCTTGTTTGAGAGAGCTTTTGTGTTGAAAATATTCTTACTATTATTGTATTATCTTATTTATAGTGAAACAAGTTGAGAAGAGGTGTTAATAAGAGATTGCCCAGGGAAATAGGTAAAAGAAATTTCCATCCAAGATTTAATAACTGATCCATTCTCATCCTCGTAAAGTCCATCTTATTGTGATAGAAATGAAGAGAAATAAATAAGCTTTAGTTAATGTAATAAATATACCCATTGTCATTTCCAAAATTCCAACTGCTTTATTCATTTGGAAAAAATCAAAAAGGATATATAGGGAATAGAGAAATTCCACCCGCCCAAGTAGAGAACTGTTACAAATAAAGAAGAAACTAATAAATTTAGGTAAGAAACAAGATAAAATAAACCATATTTGATACCGGAATATTCAGTTTGGTAACCTGCTACTAATTCTTCCTCCGCTTCTGGTAAATCAAAGGGTAATCTTTCACATTCTGCcaaagaagaaattaaaaaaaCCAGAAAACCTATAGGCTGACGCCAAATATTCCATCCAAAAAAACCGTATTTTGACTGTGCTTCAACTATATCAACTGTACTTGAACTGTTAGATAATCATAGTCGATGATAACATCACAGTCCCACCGCTATTTCAAAACCGTACATGAAACCTTAGCTTCATACGGCTTCTCTATGATCAGAAAAAA includes:
- the LOC141037979 gene encoding LOW QUALITY PROTEIN: NAD(P)H-quinone oxidoreductase chain 4, chloroplastic (The sequence of the model RefSeq protein was modified relative to this genomic sequence to represent the inferred CDS: inserted 1 base in 1 codon); this encodes MSYFPWLTILVVLPIFAGSLIFFLPHXGNKVVRWYTISICLLEFLLMTYAFCYHFQLEDPLIQLKEDYKWIDVFDFHWRLGIDGLSLGSILIDRIYHYFSYFSSLANYTEFAIILFPDARNV